Proteins found in one archaeon genomic segment:
- a CDS encoding AAA family ATPase, which translates to MKEGLGGLKDWVEMDGAETAERASSLWFSPSGSRSLDELLGGGYRAGRVVEVFGKSNSGKTQIAMQAALYSSIKGRRTLFIDTEGSFRPERIAEIAAARGLTKSVVLESIVYLRATTMAEQEEAVMRAAERELTSECELVIVDSLTKNFTLELPGNANLANRQGALGVHLSRMARDAIVNERAYLVTNRVTFGSRSEVEIGGKTVDQLVHGSLWLERSGGSLRATDTRTGKIASLSLGIAGVE; encoded by the coding sequence CCTCCCTCTGGTTCAGCCCGAGCGGGTCAAGGAGCCTGGACGAACTGCTCGGGGGAGGATACCGGGCAGGGCGGGTCGTCGAGGTCTTTGGTAAGAGCAACAGTGGCAAGACCCAGATCGCCATGCAAGCGGCACTGTACTCCTCGATCAAAGGCAGGAGGACTCTGTTCATAGACACGGAGGGCTCGTTCAGGCCAGAGAGGATCGCAGAGATCGCTGCAGCCAGAGGCCTGACGAAGAGCGTTGTCCTTGAGAGCATAGTCTATCTTCGGGCGACGACCATGGCCGAGCAGGAGGAGGCGGTCATGCGGGCCGCTGAGAGAGAGCTGACGTCGGAGTGCGAGTTGGTGATAGTCGACAGCCTCACCAAGAACTTCACCCTCGAGCTCCCAGGAAACGCAAACCTCGCGAACAGGCAGGGAGCCCTGGGAGTCCATCTCAGCAGGATGGCCAGGGACGCCATAGTCAACGAGAGGGCCTATCTTGTCACGAACAGGGTCACCTTCGGGTCGCGAAGCGAGGTCGAGATAGGGGGAAAGACCGTGGACCAGCTGGTCCATGGGTCGCTCTGGCTTGAAAGGTCGGGCGGCTCGCTAAGGGCAACAGACACGCGCACCGGGAAGATAGCTTCGCTCTCGCTGGGAATCGCGGGAGTAGAGTAA
- a CDS encoding right-handed parallel beta-helix repeat-containing protein: MSAGRFGRLTPAAIVGLFLISALSIVPVSVHAVPPACGSTLTLSVALAADVGPCPGDGLIIGADNISLDCAGHLVKGNGVGAGISISGFKNVTVGNCTVNGFVNGVELVGSTKDRIRHNTATNNSIGFLVTNSSNNDKLEKNSATNNKADGFVVSASSMDTLKGNIATDNVANGFKLLSAATNVLKADRGSSNGGDGFLLQSSTSNTLGEGKAIHNGGSGIHLASGSDTNVLRENAVRNNTGYGILLQSSSHNTLRNNHAKFNTGGFRFETSSSNTLKNNDADHNGIGFTLAAGSNSNTLQGDHANRNTVGGFSILSSGSNAVRDASADRNGGDGFRVFNSSTNLIEKARANRNVGVGFHLLNSSNSNSISKSNANANTGGGFLVERSSSNSLMKDQANSNTGSGFHLVSSVTSTLGDDKANKNSGYGYADDSVGTGTAGTANTYSNDKCDNNTLGGSSPAGLCTS; this comes from the coding sequence ATGTCTGCCGGGAGATTCGGTAGGCTTACTCCTGCCGCGATTGTCGGGCTCTTCCTGATTTCCGCACTATCGATCGTGCCCGTGTCGGTCCATGCCGTCCCTCCTGCTTGCGGTTCTACTCTTACCCTGTCAGTCGCGCTCGCGGCAGACGTCGGCCCCTGCCCAGGGGACGGTCTCATCATCGGCGCGGACAACATCTCTCTCGACTGCGCCGGGCACCTGGTGAAAGGTAACGGGGTCGGTGCAGGCATCTCCATTTCTGGATTCAAGAACGTGACCGTCGGCAATTGCACAGTGAATGGTTTCGTGAACGGTGTCGAGCTGGTAGGATCAACAAAGGACAGGATACGCCACAATACGGCGACCAACAACTCGATCGGCTTCCTGGTGACGAACTCTTCGAACAACGACAAGCTTGAGAAGAACTCGGCGACGAACAACAAGGCCGACGGCTTCGTGGTGTCGGCCTCCAGCATGGACACCCTGAAGGGCAACATCGCGACGGACAATGTCGCCAACGGCTTCAAGCTCCTCAGCGCGGCTACCAACGTCCTGAAGGCCGACAGGGGCTCCTCCAACGGCGGAGACGGCTTCCTCCTGCAGTCCTCGACCTCCAACACCCTGGGAGAGGGGAAGGCGATACACAACGGCGGCTCCGGAATCCACCTGGCCTCCGGCTCCGACACCAACGTGCTCCGCGAGAACGCGGTCAGGAACAACACCGGGTACGGCATCCTCCTTCAGAGTTCATCTCACAACACTCTGAGGAACAACCACGCAAAGTTCAACACCGGCGGCTTCAGGTTCGAGACCTCTTCATCGAACACCCTCAAGAACAACGACGCGGATCACAACGGGATCGGTTTCACTCTCGCTGCGGGCTCTAACTCCAACACGCTGCAAGGGGACCACGCCAACAGGAACACCGTCGGCGGGTTCTCCATCCTCTCATCCGGGTCGAACGCGGTAAGGGACGCCAGCGCCGACAGGAACGGCGGCGACGGATTCAGGGTCTTCAACTCCTCCACGAACCTCATCGAGAAGGCCCGCGCGAACAGGAACGTCGGAGTAGGCTTCCACCTGCTCAACTCGTCCAACTCCAACTCCATCAGCAAGAGCAACGCGAACGCCAACACGGGCGGCGGGTTCCTGGTAGAGAGGTCGTCCTCGAACTCGCTGATGAAGGACCAGGCGAACAGCAACACCGGGAGCGGTTTCCACTTGGTCAGTTCGGTGACCTCGACCCTTGGCGACGACAAGGCAAACAAGAACTCCGGGTATGGCTATGCTGACGACTCGGTCGGGACAGGGACCGCCGGCACCGCCAACACCTACTCCAACGACAAGTGCGACAACAACACCCTCGGTGGGTCCTCGCCCGCCGGGCTCTGCACGTCCTAA
- a CDS encoding NFACT family protein: protein MAELSGFEVLALVREIDLALRGSYINNIYSLGESQVLRLRRPEEGDRWLVASPRRGVWVSTKVSERSETSPFTSKLRGELERAKFLSASQADLDRVFVLEFEVGEGSKKLVVEMMPPGNVVLVDDDGRIGQVLREVRSPSRRLVKGGAYSQPSQRRLSPIQASPAEVAAALGKESTVGKAFGRNFSIPKKYVAETLARLGLKDEDPSSLLAGREQEAAEVLARIVSAARKSPSPCVCSVQDGEDIFAVEPRAFPLVRKGASLSELCDDLLLADVESDGVEPEAQVDERRRQAELTVMKLEADAKRLEEEARGTKARAVEAAKSESLAEALKLMEAAGLRPRRAPSTAAAAASLLYDEAKRLEEGARDSLAAAKRIGKKAGAIPEKVPSRRKVLPRRHSEWFEKFRWFRTSGGKLALGGRDAGSNSLLVKRHMAEGDTVFHADLFGSPFFVLKEGKNQNDAEVREVAQATAAFSSAWKTGLGAADAYWVGPDQVSTAAPSGEFLSRGSFAIKGKKNYVTRNILEVAVGLDERGRVVAGPESALAPGLKGYVILRPHKEKGSDTAKKVLKELQALAGEEPVEATLDEVARALPTGGGKVVRKGTESRAPGRRPQSDT from the coding sequence GTGGCAGAACTATCAGGCTTCGAAGTCTTGGCGCTCGTCAGAGAAATCGATTTGGCGCTTCGAGGTTCGTACATTAATAACATTTATTCGCTCGGCGAGTCGCAAGTCCTCAGGCTGAGGCGCCCCGAGGAGGGAGACCGCTGGCTGGTCGCGTCGCCCCGGCGCGGCGTCTGGGTCTCGACCAAGGTCTCAGAAAGGTCAGAGACCTCGCCTTTCACTTCGAAGCTGAGGGGCGAGCTCGAGAGGGCCAAGTTTCTCAGCGCCTCGCAAGCGGACCTCGACAGGGTCTTCGTGCTGGAGTTCGAGGTCGGAGAGGGGAGTAAGAAGCTCGTTGTGGAGATGATGCCCCCAGGGAACGTAGTCCTCGTCGACGACGATGGGAGGATAGGCCAGGTCTTGAGGGAGGTCCGCTCCCCTTCGAGGAGGTTGGTCAAGGGAGGCGCTTACTCACAGCCCTCGCAGAGGAGGCTGAGCCCAATTCAGGCCAGCCCAGCCGAGGTCGCGGCTGCGCTCGGGAAGGAGAGTACGGTCGGAAAGGCATTTGGGAGGAACTTCTCGATACCGAAGAAGTACGTCGCCGAGACACTGGCGAGGCTGGGTCTCAAGGACGAAGACCCGTCGAGCCTCCTCGCGGGCAGGGAGCAGGAGGCCGCGGAGGTCCTGGCGAGGATCGTCTCGGCCGCAAGGAAGTCTCCCAGCCCTTGCGTCTGCTCTGTCCAGGACGGCGAGGACATCTTTGCTGTCGAGCCGCGAGCGTTCCCGCTAGTCAGGAAGGGTGCGTCGTTGTCGGAGTTGTGCGACGACCTCCTCCTTGCCGATGTGGAGTCAGACGGCGTGGAGCCCGAAGCCCAGGTGGACGAGAGGAGGCGCCAGGCCGAGCTGACGGTCATGAAGCTTGAAGCCGACGCGAAGAGACTGGAGGAAGAGGCCAGGGGGACAAAGGCCAGAGCTGTGGAGGCTGCGAAGTCAGAGTCTCTTGCTGAGGCCCTGAAGTTGATGGAGGCCGCCGGGCTTCGCCCCAGGCGCGCCCCCTCCACAGCTGCGGCTGCGGCTTCGCTGCTCTACGATGAGGCGAAGAGGCTCGAGGAGGGAGCGCGAGACTCGCTCGCGGCCGCGAAGAGGATAGGAAAGAAAGCAGGCGCCATCCCTGAGAAGGTCCCCTCTAGAAGGAAGGTGCTGCCTAGGAGGCACTCCGAGTGGTTCGAGAAGTTCAGGTGGTTCCGGACAAGTGGGGGCAAGCTTGCCCTCGGGGGGAGAGACGCGGGCTCCAACTCACTTCTCGTGAAGAGGCACATGGCGGAAGGGGACACCGTCTTTCATGCCGACCTCTTCGGCTCGCCCTTCTTCGTCCTGAAGGAAGGAAAGAACCAGAACGACGCGGAGGTCCGCGAGGTCGCGCAGGCGACGGCCGCCTTCAGTAGCGCCTGGAAGACAGGGCTCGGGGCGGCGGACGCGTACTGGGTCGGCCCTGACCAGGTGTCGACCGCTGCGCCGAGCGGGGAGTTCCTCTCGAGGGGGAGCTTTGCGATCAAGGGGAAGAAGAACTACGTGACCCGCAACATCCTGGAAGTGGCCGTGGGCCTCGACGAGCGCGGCAGGGTCGTAGCAGGGCCCGAGTCGGCCCTAGCTCCAGGGCTGAAGGGATACGTCATCCTGAGGCCGCACAAGGAGAAAGGCTCGGATACTGCGAAGAAGGTGCTCAAGGAGCTCCAAGCCTTGGCCGGTGAGGAACCTGTTGAGGCCACGCTGGACGAAGTCGCGAGAGCCCTGCCCACTGGTGGAGGCAAGGTCGTCAGGAAGGGCACCGAGAGCAGGGCCCCAGGCAGAAGGCCCCAGTCTGACACCTAG
- a CDS encoding (Fe-S)-binding protein — translation MAPPDLAYAAVYAGFLASVAVAIFAVLRESAKSPSSLRPGRLLGLTKDELGRLSTGEPVFLMHLSIAAGVGLSIGAFALDPVLGLAPALRLLILIASLPILVGLVAAFAWRIERFGRSKRVERDLVRTDARLSSSSTALQLVLMAAIALTASELAVLWIPQLWATGAILGSVRNLLVAYYYARPTVNLLSTYDRPLSTMTIPFNLADVISGKTDASEIRAGVRTYSDFRTSDRLSFDSCVEIGACEAACPATEAGRPLSPRLLVRKMSLLAESGPETDPFSLASDDELWSCTSCGACVSSCPVGVQHLDVVYDLRRELVSRTKLDKEKTSLLSNLAQSQNPYGFRQSARADWASGLGVPTLAANRDAEYLFWVGCVSSFDTRAQGIAKALGKILKSAGLSFAILGPEEMCTGDPARRLGEEGRFQELAIQNVEKMNSYGVKKVIASCPHCFNSLKNEYPAFGGKFEVVYHTQLISDLIRDGRISLPPDKVQKISVTLHDACYAARYNNVFDEPRAVLGAAVSDLREMGRRKEKTFCCGAGGSNYWFKVPQQRSIAGIRTEEAASTGAKEIATECPFCMSMFEDTTKVMNTGMDVRDVAEIVADSLV, via the coding sequence CTTCCTCGCCAGCGTCGCTGTCGCCATCTTCGCCGTCCTCCGGGAGTCTGCGAAGTCCCCCTCCAGCCTGAGGCCGGGCCGTCTCCTCGGGCTCACCAAGGACGAGCTGGGCCGCCTCTCCACGGGGGAGCCCGTCTTCCTGATGCACCTCTCGATAGCGGCGGGAGTCGGCCTCTCGATAGGGGCCTTCGCGCTCGACCCCGTCCTTGGTCTCGCCCCGGCGTTGCGGCTCCTGATCCTGATTGCGTCGCTCCCGATCCTCGTGGGGCTGGTGGCCGCCTTCGCCTGGCGGATTGAGAGGTTCGGCAGGAGCAAGCGGGTCGAGAGAGACCTCGTCCGCACGGACGCCCGACTTTCGTCTTCTTCCACGGCCCTCCAGCTGGTCCTCATGGCCGCCATCGCCCTGACCGCCTCCGAGCTTGCAGTCCTCTGGATCCCTCAGCTGTGGGCGACGGGAGCCATCCTTGGCTCAGTCCGGAACCTGCTCGTAGCTTACTACTATGCTCGCCCCACTGTCAACCTGCTGTCGACCTACGACAGGCCCCTATCCACGATGACCATTCCGTTCAACCTGGCCGACGTCATCTCCGGGAAGACAGACGCCTCAGAGATCAGGGCCGGGGTCAGGACCTACTCTGACTTTCGGACGTCCGACCGCCTGTCCTTTGACTCGTGCGTAGAAATCGGAGCCTGCGAAGCCGCCTGCCCGGCGACCGAGGCCGGCCGCCCACTCTCGCCCAGGCTCCTCGTCCGCAAGATGAGCTTGCTCGCGGAGTCGGGCCCGGAGACAGACCCCTTCTCCCTCGCGAGCGATGACGAGCTCTGGTCGTGCACCTCCTGCGGCGCCTGCGTGAGCAGCTGTCCGGTCGGGGTTCAGCACCTGGACGTGGTCTACGACCTTAGGCGCGAGCTCGTGAGCAGGACCAAGCTCGACAAGGAGAAGACCTCGCTTCTCTCGAACCTGGCCCAGAGCCAGAACCCGTACGGATTCAGGCAGTCCGCCAGGGCCGACTGGGCTTCAGGCCTCGGAGTCCCCACCCTGGCCGCCAACAGGGACGCGGAGTACCTCTTCTGGGTCGGGTGCGTTTCATCCTTCGACACCCGCGCGCAGGGGATAGCCAAGGCCCTTGGCAAGATACTGAAGTCGGCGGGGCTCTCGTTCGCGATCCTGGGTCCCGAAGAGATGTGCACTGGGGACCCCGCGCGTCGCCTGGGAGAGGAGGGCAGGTTCCAGGAGCTCGCGATCCAGAACGTAGAGAAGATGAACTCCTACGGGGTCAAGAAGGTGATCGCTTCGTGCCCGCACTGCTTTAACTCCCTCAAGAACGAGTATCCGGCGTTCGGCGGGAAGTTCGAAGTCGTATATCACACTCAGCTCATCTCGGACCTGATCCGCGACGGAAGGATCAGCCTCCCCCCGGACAAGGTCCAGAAGATCTCCGTGACTCTCCACGACGCATGCTACGCGGCCAGGTACAACAACGTCTTCGACGAGCCGCGGGCCGTCCTGGGGGCTGCCGTGTCGGACCTGAGGGAAATGGGGAGGCGCAAGGAGAAGACGTTCTGCTGCGGGGCGGGGGGTTCCAACTATTGGTTCAAGGTGCCTCAGCAGCGTTCGATCGCCGGTATCAGGACTGAGGAGGCTGCCTCGACGGGCGCGAAGGAGATTGCCACCGAGTGTCCTTTCTGCATGTCGATGTTCGAGGACACGACCAAGGTGATGAACACGGGAATGGACGTCAGGGACGTGGCCGAGATCGTCGCTGACTCCCTCGTCTAG